Sequence from the Luteibacter aegosomaticola genome:
GCCGGTGCCGCCTCGGCTTCCAGATAGCGGGCCATCAGGGTGTTCTGCATGCGCGTCATCGCTGGCCGCGCGGACTCCAGACCGCCGCGCATCCGGCTCGCGTGCATGCCGGACAGTTGGTGCACGGCATCGCCCACGATCGCGTCAGACGCGGCGCCCGGCCTGTTGGCCTGCTGCTGGATCCGGGCGCCAATGTACGCGGCGCGGCGCAGGCGCGAACGCTCCACCACGATTTCCGCATGGGCCACGACGTTCGCGGCGCTGGGCGTGGTGTTCGCCAGGTGCAGCAGGTAGCCGGGACCGCCAGCCTCCTCGCCGATCCCGTGGGCCTCGAACCAGTCGCCCATCGTGATGGGGTCGCACGGTGCGTTGCGTTCGGCCAGGCCACACACGGCCCGGTAGATCAGCTGGTGATCGGTGCGCAGGAAGTCCTCAGCCGTCAGCCAGTCGCTCACCTTCACTAGGCTCTCGGGCACCAGCATCAGGCTGCCCAGCACGGCCTGCTCGGCCTCGATCGACGCGATGGGCATGCGCTCGTCGAAACGGGCGAAATCGTCCATGCCGGGGAAATCGTTGGGCTGAGCGCTCATGCGGCCATAGCCCTCTTCTCCTGCTCACCCACGGTCGTCAGGCGGCACTCGCCATCGGGGTCGAACCACCAGAGCTTGAGGTAATTGCCCTCGACGTAGTTGCGGTAGGTCTGCCGCCAGTCCTTCTGCCGCTTGCCGCTGGCCCGGGCCTTGCGCAGGAAGACGCGCCAGCTGAGCTCGAGGAACTCGGGCGGGATGCCAGCGCTCTCGGCGTAGGCGAACACGGTGTCGGTCGGCGGGATTGCGTCAGCGCCGTCCAGGGTCGCCAGCCACGTGTCGATCGTGACTGATCCCTTGGACTTCTTCCCACCCGAAGGCGGGTCCGACTTGTTCGGACCCGGTTTCTCTTGATCTTCTTCTTTCCCTGTCCCTGTCCCTGTCCCTGTCTTAGCCGTGACAGGTGCGTGACCTGTCACGGTGACAGGTGCGTGACAGGTCACATGCGCATCAATGTGACTAGTCAGACCGTGCTCGGAGATCATGGCGCGGAGCACTGACGTTTTCACGTTCCACTCCGGGACCACGTTAATGGACCTCAGGGCTTCGAACGCCTGCTTTCGCCACTCGCGCTCACGATCCTTGCGGGCCTTCTCGTTTTCCTTGCCCTCTCGGTATTCCTGGCGCTCTGACCAAGCCTCAATAGCTTTCTCAGCGACGACGGGGTGATACCAACGCCCGTCAGCACACATGACAAAACCCCGCATTGCGCCGTCGCGCACCTTGCGCCAGCCCTTCACATCGCGCGCATAACCGGCGTACGCCGCGAGTGATTTCTCGTCGTCAGGTAGGCTGGCTGCCGGAACCTGGTTCCAGGACGCGCACCAGAGCAGCACAGCCGCACGGAACTCGTCCCCGCTGGCACTGATTGACAGTTGGCTGTCACGAAGACGGTTAACGTCCAGAGGCATGAACGGCAAGCCTCGGAGATCTACGTCAGCAGGGACGAGAGGATCCATTGTGACGGTCTCACTCATCAGTGCACCAGCTTCACGGGGTCGCTAGATGTCTTGGCGAGAAGTTCAGTGGCCTTGGCCATCACCGCAACGTCGGCGATGCCGGCAGCTGCACAGAGGACCACCATCGACGCAGCGGAGATATTCACGATCGACTCGGCCGCAGCGGTATCGCCTTTTTCGCGAGCACGAAGAAAAAGGCGGTGGTGGCATGCGGCAACCATTGCGAGGTCGTCCAGATCTTTCTCGTACATATTCACTCCGGCTTCCGGGAAAGCGCAGGCACGCAACCGGCCGGATCCGGCTGTCCCGGGGGAGCTACTCCCCGGTAAGCGTGCTGCGGGTCGAACAAGGGCATCTGCGGCGCGGGCCGCAGCGATGAGAGGTGCATTTCGGCAGCGACGAGCTGCTCAGGCGTCGCCCCATGCGCCAGCACGCCAGGCAGTAAAGCCTTTGCGCGAAGGTAGCCTGGAGACGACAGGCGGTTCATCAGGCGGTCTGCTCAGCCTTGGCGGCGCGCAGGCGGTTAATCAGCCCGATGAGTGCCGACTGATGGGCATGGCCCGCTGCAGCGATCGCGTTCATCTCGTTTGCCGTGATGACGTTGTCGGCGAGGGCGTCGTGGATCGTCATCGAGAGCTTGCCCTCGGTCATACCGAGGCCGAGCACGTGGCTGACGATCGACTTGCCGTCGGTCTGCTCCTCGACCTTCGTGAGGGCGAACCCGTGTTCCTGTGCCAGCGCCTGGAGGATGCGCATATCGCCCGTGGCGCTCATGATCGCGTCCGCCTCCACCAGGGTCAGGTGGTTCGTCGCGTTGTTGGCGTTGACCTTGTTGCGCAGGATGCCGGCCGACACGCCAATGCGCGGCGCAAGCGATTCGGCACCGCCTGGGTAGGCGTGGACGGTCTGGGCGGCGGCGTCGAGAACATGCATGGTCGTCTCACTCACATGAAGATTTGGCTTCAGATCGGGCGTACATTTCTCACCACGGCAGCAGTGAGCCGGTCTGCAGGGGATGTGGTTAGCGGCGATGCGCGCGGCGGCGCAGGGGCCAGAAAGCGGTAACGGTGAAGATCAACAGAGCAAGGAGATCACGAGTCATGGGCGGCTCCCCGGAGGGGTGAATCGCTCCGAGCGGTAAGATGGGTGAGCGACCACACCACTCACCAACTCGGAGCGATTCATGAGCGAGGAAACAACGGGATTCGATGGATTCAACATGGGCGAATTGCTTGCCCAGCGGGCCGTGCTACTCGCACTCATCGCGACCCATCCCGATAAGGAACTACTGCGTAAAGCCATCCACGAAGCTTCGCTAGGACTGTCCGCAACGGCCCTACAGGGGAATCAACCGGATGGCGCTCAACAGCGGTTCGATCGGTCGATTGATCACTTCCTGCGGACGACCGAGTTGAGCTTCTGAAAGAAGCGATGAAGTCGGCCCCGTCCTGTTCTACACCAGCGCGGAACGCAGAACGTGTGGAAGCGTAAGGCTCTGAACCGGCGGCGGCCGCTTGAGCATACGTGCCTCCAAGGGATTCGATGCTGTCACCGAACGCGATGCGAACCTCGGTAGCGCGTGCCATTCGCTCGTGCTTTTCAACCAAGTCGCGCAGTCGGTAAATCTGGAAGGAGGCGGCGAGCATCCAACCCAGCGATGAGATGGACAACACGAGCGCCAGGATGGCGAGGGGGAATGCGGCTTCACTCATTGGCAGCGGCCTCATGGGCAGTATTCGGCGCGCCGAAGACATCGGGGCGGAGCGCTTCGCGAGGGACGGCGCCGTGGGTGCTATCGCTGATCCGGCGAGCAAGCAGCGAGCTGGGCTGCTTGTGTCCCTTGGCCACCATGTAGAGCGTCTCGGCGCTGCACTTGGCCTCATCCGCGATTCGGGCGAGCACCGGGCAGCCTCGGAGTCCTGTCCCGCCGGAGTTTTCGCAGTACGTGGTCAGCTTCATGGTCACCGACATTACCGTTTCGATAATGCCTAGTCAATACCGTTTCGGTCATTTACCACTTAGGTAACGAATGGGAGCATCCCCGCCATGGACGTAGCTGAAATCCGACGCCGCAACATAAGCCTACTTATCGAGCAATCCGGTGGGCCGACGGAGTTTGGGCGCCGCATCGAGCGCGACCAAGCGCAGGTCAGCCAGTGGACCTCGGCGACGAAGCCAAAGCCGGTCGGTGGCCGCCTGGCCCGCCACATAGAAGAAAAGCTGGGTCATCCGAATGGGTGGATGGACGCTCCCCAGTGGGAGGCGCAACCCGCGTCACAAAGCCACTCGCAGCCCGTGCGACTGGACCCTGAAATAGTCCGTGACGTGGCACGCGCATTGCAGGAGGTCTATAGAGACGAGCTTGGGCGCGTCTACGACATAGTCGAGGAACCGGAGCTCTTCGCAGAGATGTATGAGCGCACGGTAGCCCTTGGTCAGGTAGAGACCAGGAGCAACCTCATCTGGCTTGGCACACGGATTCGTAAGGTGGCGTCACTGGGGGCGCCTAGGGATGAGCGAAGTAAGGGTACACATGATCAAGGGGCTGGTCCGGGATCGTCTCGGCCTCGCCACGCAAAAAAGGGCTGAACCCGACGCAGCGACGGGCGGTAACTGTGTCAAGTTCCCGGCACCGCTTGTTGAATGCCAGATTCGGGCACCAGCGATGCGTCCTCTCCTCCGGCGGCAGATGATCGAAAAGCTACGGCGCAATGCCGCGGAGCTACAAAGCACTGGGTAGTAGTCCCACTTCAGCAAGACCCGCATAAGCCCGCCTCGAGCGGGCTTTTTTACGCCCATTTGTGAAGGTCTGGTCTCACCTATAAAAAGATTACCGAAACGGTATTGCATACCCATAACCTTTTCGGTAATGTTCTTCCCATCGCCCCACCCCGGGGCAGGGAGGACCTCGATGGCCACCACTACCTGGACGTCGCCGCGTATCCAGCTGACCGACACCGTCTACGTTGACGTCAGCGCCAGCGCCGATGGCGTCACCCTCGGCGAATCCGCCAACCACACCATCGCGTCGGACATGCACCTGTCCCCGCGTAACGCACGCCTTCTGGCTATCGCCCTGCTCCAGGGCGCCGAAGAGTGCGAGAAGGCACAGGCGGTGCAGCCGTGAGCCGCGGGAATGCCGATCACATCACCGCGCCTCTCACCGAAGCTATCGAGCTCCTGCGGGTTGGCACGGAAAACGGCACCTTCGATGCCGAAGATCTGATCGCAAAACTGCTCGTTGCGAAGTCCCGTAGCGAGCGCGCAGCCACCGCAGTTCACCTCGCTGAGAAGTTCGAGCACCTGGTGCGTACCGCGCCGCTCGATGCCTGTACCGGCGTGCTCGGCCGGGATCTCGCGCGCGCCATCGCTTCGGCCAAGGGCATCCCCTCGGTCCTCGTCCACTACCAGCAGATGGCGCGTGATGCGCAGCCGGTGGCGGCATGAACCAGTCCCTGCACCAGCGCCAGGCCCTCACGGCCTACAACATCGTCCAGGCTTCGAAGCGGCACGATTTGCGCGTGGCCGAGGCTGAGTACCGCCGTCCGGCACGCCCTAACGTCAAGGTTCGCGGCGTCGTTTCGAAGCCGCGCCGCGCTGCCCGCACGATGGACCGCATCCGCGCTTTCTGCGACTGGTTCGCCGACAACGGTTGGGTGTTGATCGTTGGACTTTGCCTCGCGGTTGCCCTGCTCTTCGGCCGCGCCAATGGGGTGATCCAGTGAGCCGAATCGAGCGGCGCATCGCAGGCGCCATCACCTGGTGGCAGTCCGCGCCCATCGACGAGAAAGCCGCCGTGGCGCTCTTGGTCCTGCCGCTCGTCCTCGTCCTGATCTTCGCCTCTGTCGCTCCAGCGCATCCCCTCCCTGCCCCCGTGCGCTGAGCGGCTTCACCCGAGCCCGGCGGCCTATCCGGGCACCCATTCAACAACGCCGGCACGGCCGGCAAGGAATCTCCATGGACCGTTTCGACACCAGCACGACCGGCATCACCACCGACGCCGTCAGCGGCCTCATCTGGACGCGTGGCTACGCTACCGAGGGTGAGGTGAATTACGAGGACGCTGAAGCCGCCGTTGCCAAGCTCAACGAGCAGCAGTTCGGTGGCTTCTCCGATTGGCGCCTGCCGACGGTCAAGGAGCTCTTCGCCCTAGTCGACCACGAGCGCTTCAAGCCTGCGATCGACACCAACGCGTTTGAGTCGGGCGAGTACGACTGGGTGTGGTCCAGCACGCCCGTCGCGTCGGCTCCGGCCTTCGCCTGGGTCGTCGGCTTCTACCTCGGCGACGTCGGCTACGGCCACCGTGGCTACGGCAACGCGTTCGTGCGCGCGGTGCGGTCGTCGTCGCCGGCCGGTCAGTAATCGAACTTCGTACTGACCCTCTCATGCCGCGCACACCCGACATGTTCTCCGGCTGGTTCGACAACCAGTCCACCCAGCAGCGCGAGCACTGGGACAACGGGGTGCGCGGCCGCTTCGCCCACCGGCGCTGCATCGAGACAAGCAACCCGTGGCCCGAGCTTCGCCCCGCATGGGGCACCAATCCCGACCTTCCGACTAACGCAGGAGCGCCAGCAACCGCATGAAAGCCACGATCCTCACCGGTGATTGCCGCGAAGTCCTGCGCACTCTGGCGGAGAACAGCGTGGACGCGGTAGTTACCGATCCGCCCTACGGCCTCGAGTTTATGGGGAAGGACTGGGATGCCCCGTGGAAAGAGCAGGATTCAGCGGGTGGAAAAGTCTCAGGTTTTGGCCAGCCGGATGGCACGCCTTTTCGACATAAGCGCGGAACGCCCGCATTCGGTGCAAACGGAAATCCCACGTGCGAAAACTGCGGAGGCGATAAGTATCGCAACGGACCGCGAAAATGCTCCTGCGAGCATCCATCTTTCCCTAACCACGCTGCAGTCCAAATGCGAGCGTTCCAGGCGTGGTGCCAGGTATGGGCAACCGAATTGCTAAGGGTCGCCAAGCCAGGCGCGTATCTACTCGCTTTCGGCGGATCCCGTACGTATCACCGACTCACCGCAGCGCTCGAGGATTCCGGTTGGGAGATCCGCGACACGATCATGTGGATCTACGGCTCGGGCTTCCCTAAGTCGAAGAACGGCGAATGGGGTGGCACGGCGCTGAAGCCTGCGCACGAGCCGATAATCATGGCCCGAAAGCCGCTAATCGGGACCCAAGCGGCCAACTTCGAGGCTCATGGGACAGGCGGTCTGAACATCGCCGCGTGCCGCGTTCCGACCAGCGAGGACCTCTCTGGTGGCGCGTACAACAGCAAGGGCGCCCGCTCCACCTCGCCCGCGATGAGCCCGACTGGAATGAATCGGCCTGGGGCAACGGCCGCGGGCGAGTTCGTGCAGCCGCCCGGACGCTGGCCAGCAAACGTCATCCACGATGGCAGCGATGTGATCGTGGGTGCATTTCCCGATGCACCAGGTCAACAAGGCGACCTCTCAAATCACGCAGCATGCCGCCAAAGCCCCAATGGCATCTTCGGAGGAATGCGTCCGGCGCTCGACCACAAGGCGCGCAGCGACGCCGGCAGCGCGGCTCGCTTCTTCTATTGCGCTAAGACCACTCGG
This genomic interval carries:
- a CDS encoding phage regulatory CII family protein produces the protein MHVLDAAAQTVHAYPGGAESLAPRIGVSAGILRNKVNANNATNHLTLVEADAIMSATGDMRILQALAQEHGFALTKVEEQTDGKSIVSHVLGLGMTEGKLSMTIHDALADNVITANEMNAIAAAGHAHQSALIGLINRLRAAKAEQTA
- a CDS encoding DUF1376 domain-containing protein, whose product is MPLDVNRLRDSQLSISASGDEFRAAVLLWCASWNQVPAASLPDDEKSLAAYAGYARDVKGWRKVRDGAMRGFVMCADGRWYHPVVAEKAIEAWSERQEYREGKENEKARKDREREWRKQAFEALRSINVVPEWNVKTSVLRAMISEHGLTSHIDAHVTCHAPVTVTGHAPVTAKTGTGTGTGKEEDQEKPGPNKSDPPSGGKKSKGSVTIDTWLATLDGADAIPPTDTVFAYAESAGIPPEFLELSWRVFLRKARASGKRQKDWRQTYRNYVEGNYLKLWWFDPDGECRLTTVGEQEKRAMAA
- a CDS encoding DUF1566 domain-containing protein, which gives rise to MDRFDTSTTGITTDAVSGLIWTRGYATEGEVNYEDAEAAVAKLNEQQFGGFSDWRLPTVKELFALVDHERFKPAIDTNAFESGEYDWVWSSTPVASAPAFAWVVGFYLGDVGYGHRGYGNAFVRAVRSSSPAGQ
- a CDS encoding DNA-methyltransferase, translating into MKATILTGDCREVLRTLAENSVDAVVTDPPYGLEFMGKDWDAPWKEQDSAGGKVSGFGQPDGTPFRHKRGTPAFGANGNPTCENCGGDKYRNGPRKCSCEHPSFPNHAAVQMRAFQAWCQVWATELLRVAKPGAYLLAFGGSRTYHRLTAALEDSGWEIRDTIMWIYGSGFPKSKNGEWGGTALKPAHEPIIMARKPLIGTQAANFEAHGTGGLNIAACRVPTSEDLSGGAYNSKGARSTSPAMSPTGMNRPGATAAGEFVQPPGRWPANVIHDGSDVIVGAFPDAPGQQGDLSNHAACRQSPNGIFGGMRPALDHKARSDAGSAARFFYCAKTTRADRNAGLGASATLAVGTNATMRDCEDADWEARNGNFHPTVKPTELMRYLCRLVTPAGGTVLDPFMGSGSTGRGAVLENRRFIGIEMDRAYAAIAAARIASAESDVAQGAAQADLFKESAA
- a CDS encoding helix-turn-helix domain-containing protein; this translates as MSVTMKLTTYCENSGGTGLRGCPVLARIADEAKCSAETLYMVAKGHKQPSSLLARRISDSTHGAVPREALRPDVFGAPNTAHEAAANE